DNA sequence from the Malus sylvestris chromosome 10, drMalSylv7.2, whole genome shotgun sequence genome:
TGTTTTCAGTGTGGGCGTTTTAACTGAGAGAAGGAGGGACAGAATGTTATGGGAGAACGAGAACGAGCGGTGCGGGGGTAATTTCGTCATTTAGTTTTATTGAAAACcgtaaatattaattaatcggCGCGACTTTTGGTGGAGTTCTGGGGTTGGTGTCAGGCAAGGCGTCGGGGATGTTTCTTTCCATCCAAGTACTTTTTTCTGCTTccgtttcttttgtttgttttttcctCGTCGTCCTTTGAATTTCTGTCTTTCCcctttttgtgtttgatttttattttttctagttCGAATTTTAGAAatcttaaaaataataataatacaaactgtttaaacaaaaaaaaaaattgcaaaatatGAGATTGAAGATTTTAATTTCAGTCATTTCATTGTGAAAACGCACTGACAAATTAGACTTAGGATGCTTTGAATTCATATGGTTGATACGGGAAATATATGTATTCGACATTTTGAATTAGTTGGATTAGAGACATTCATCAAAAGTGAGTTCTACTTTATTTGATTCAGTGTTTTGCGTTAGGATCCTCTTCAGATCCCTAAGCTTGTCTGCAAGCCTTGCCTCCAGCAGAGCCGCGAAGCCATCGCAGCTTCTTATCCTCCCTTGAACAAGACCGTAAACCCGTGATTGTAACCTTGCCTCGAACAAGACCGCAAAGCAATTGATTACAACTACAATTTCGACGACACAGTCGTTCCTCCACATATGCGCCCCTTTCAACCCTCATGTCACGTGTCATGTGTGTTCCATTAGCATTTAAACTAAATTGTTTAGTTCTATGTGCTAGTTGAATACACGCAATATAaagaaaagtaagaaaataaaaataataaaaaaagtaagTACGAAGGATGTTAGCATTTCGCGCTCTTGATAAAATAACAGAGGAAGTAGAGAATGATTTGTGGGACCTGGAAATGGTGTTGGGGCCTATCGTTTTGGTGTTGGGGGAGAGCGATTAGTCAGCGTCTAAGGATGTGTATGTATGTGACATGACACGGGGGAAAAACAGGGAGCGTGTTTGCCCTAAACGCGACCAAATTCGATTCCAAACGGATTTCATTTCACACTAACCCATGCAATATGCATACAATATACACTTGTATAAAGTGAAAGTACCCTCTCGGATTTTCCCGTGACCGACCATTTCAAACTATCGCACTTTATTTTAGACGACCAATTTGTTGCAAAGTACATTTCACCCTGTTTGTGTCCGCGCACTAACATTTATCAGTGCGAATGTACTTTGCAACACTTCTATTATAGATTGAACATTGTTTGCCTCCAAATTAGACCTGGGCATTTTTTGACTTTCGTATTTTAAGAGACCAACTGGTGACAAAGTTAAGATAGTTCATTTTTTCGATTGCTGAGAAGACTTGAATACTTGTTCAACTGCAATTTATCTGTAAAGATAAATGATTTCTTACACATTCGAAACTAACTATTCTTTTTGCTCCTTCATGGGCTTTGTGGGCCTTGGTTTTGGGAAGTGAAGGAAACCATTTTAAAGGTTTTAGCGGGCCGCAATATGGTGCTGAAATGGGCCATACAGTGCGTTGTATTAGTGAATCACCAGGACCGGGCCCAATGGGTTTAAGACAGGACATCTAGAGCCCAAATTTGATAGTTCTCGATTGCTGTAAATGGTACAACATTACTTGTACAATTATGATAGAAATCTAACTCTCTTAATTACGTTGTGAGCCTAACTCGTACATCGGATATAAAAGTTTAACTTTCGTATTTCATACGTTTTCTCTTTCAGATATTAAAATAAAACGCGTTTAGTAGCTTTGACTGTAGAATACCTACTCGCACATCAAATATAAAAGTTTTAACTCTTGTAGTGCATACGTTCTCTCTTCCCGATCACTAATCCTCATTTAGTAGCTTCAAACGGTAGACAATAATTctcatttaaaacaaaaacaacgtCCAATTtcagtttgaagattttaggaGCAACGTCCAATTCTTGACGCAAGGGCATAGTCCCTAGCCATCGCCCCATTGTTGGGTATTGACCAGTTATATAGAAGATAGTGACTTCAATTGTTATTTTGTAAAGTGGTCAAATGAGATACTTAATTTTAATCATAGGATAACTTATGGCTCGTTTACTTAACAAAAGCGAGGGAAGTAAAGAGTCGGGAAGCTTATGAATACACTAATTAAAGAGAATCAGATCAACGGGTTCTCTCAGTTGATTTGAGTCATAGTTTTTCCAGtactaaattttgaattgtaagGTAAGgcttacgttttttttttttcaatttatcatATGTTAATAAACCAAAAATAAAGTTAGGTATCAATTTCACGCCTCAATTCGTGTTAAGTAAACACGTCAAAGCATGAAATGTTGCTGAAAAGTAAAGTGGAATCTCCCTTTCCTCACCAAAAATGTTAGGTTCTACTTGCACATCCAAAACATCTATATGTTTGGATACAACTCACAACAAGAATAGTGATAGGTTtagccccttttttttttccacaaccctctctctcctctctctctctctctcatcaaaaGCCAGATCATTTTCataaaatatttgtattaagTACTGATAATTATACACTGAAAATATTCTCAGCTtccatttattttctttgtttttatattttaccCGAGGCTGCGAGAGGCAGCGTGTATCTAACAACATTCTTGCTCACCTACCCTCCCTCATACCTCCATTCCTCTCTAATTTCTTCGCCttgtcgctctctctctctctctctaaaaccctCAAAGTTCCAACCTTTTCAATCCCCAAAAGATTTCTCGTTTTCTTACATTTTTCTCACTCAAACACAATTTTGTGGGGTCCATCGCCAGCCACCATTTTCATCGACCCTGACAATGTGCTTACTGGGTTTCATCCAACAAACCCCCCACCAACTTCCTCCTCTCTCATGAGCCCGGGTTCTTCTCAAAGATTCTGTCTTTTCGCAATTTGCATATCTGGGTTCGGTGGAAATTTCAgctgattgattgattgatggCTGCCAAGGCTGCATCCATCTGGGTTTATGCTAAAACCCCTTATTCTCATCAGGGTGTCTCGGATTTGGGCACGAACCGCTCCGGGTTGGCTTTGAATTCGAATTCCCGCAAATGGGAATGTTCTTGTTTGGCCGTTGCTTCCGCCCATAGAGCTATCACTCCGGTGGAAGATGAAAAACCGAGCCTTGGCGGCGCCGCCGAGTCTTCCGGTGCAATGGAACGGATTGAGGACAATAAGACCAGGGGGTTCCACAAGGATTTGAACCTTCTTCCTAGTGAGTTTACTCCACAAGCTGATAATTTTATGTTTTGCTCAATTTCTCTATGTTTAATTTTCAATTGGGTTCTTGTATGTTGGGATTGAGCAAATAGAACTTTGGTAGGTGAAGAACAAAGTTAGATTTTGACTACTTGTTGGGCAATGCAGAATAGTTTAGCTCCTCTGCAATGCAGAACAAAGTTAAGTTTAGTAGCTTTATTTTATGTGATGGCTATTGCCTATTGGTACTTGGGTTTTCATCATTAAGAAGATTTTGTTTGACAGCTGTAGCATCGGTACATTTAACTGATTTGGCCTAGATATTTAGATGAGGGTAGGATCAAATGAATGAGATTAGGCAAACAATTACATCAAAATTTATGACATATCAGTGAGGACTAGGAGGATTTCCATTATGACTTGACAATGAGAACTAGTAAGTACCTTACTCTTTCAGATGCCCGGTGTTGGTGGAAATAACGCAATTcgtatttatggaaataatGTTATTGATGGAAACTTTGAAATTTTTCAGAAATGTCAAATTTGGGTACTGTCTATCATAGTTGACCAAATTCTTGGTGTATCTTGTGTTGGGAAACCAATAGATTTAGCAATAAAATTAGGTTTATATCCAGCAAAAAAAGACTTTTTGAAGATATCTTGACAATTCACACTAATGCTAAAGTCCATCGATATCTAAACAGCACGCTGGTGTAATATAGGTCATATCTTTCCGCCTCCTTATTGATATTGGTAGGTTCAAAAAGCGGCAATATCTTGGATACTAAATTCCACCTTGGATTACAAATATGAACCCATGGTCAGGTGGGTTCCAAAATGAGATCAAAGACCTGACAATCCCACTTAaacatataatctctgaaaacaTTTTGGGCCAATCCAAAAGGTTGATTTCAAAAGGCAATGtaacaatcagattttgtaAATGTGTCCACATCCAAATACTTAAAAGAACAGCTTGGTTGTTGTGGTGATTTTTGTATTTCTCGTTGTCTAATGTGCTAGTATACTTCTTCCTTCTAACGAtcctttgttttcaattttatctTACAATTGTTTCTTTCACACTCACTTCTCATAGCTTGAATATGAATTAATTGCAGAACCATTGACAGCAAATGACCTTTCTTCTCCTAGTAATGGTTCGCAAGTGAGAGTTGCTTATCAGGTAGATCTTCTCATTGATTACTTGCATTCTTTTTGGTgttcatacatttttttttgctCTTATGTATGTTGTATTTTCTGTTTTAGGGGTTACCAGGGGCATATAGTGAGGCTGCTGCATTAAAAGCTTATCCGAAGTGTGAGACCGTCCCATGTGACCAGTTTGAAGCTGCATTCAAGGTTGAATAATTGTTTTTAAAagttatcatttttttaattatatttaccTGTTTGTGTACCTTGATTaggttattttttttcatttaacaGGCAGTTGAACTTTGGTTAGTGGATAAAGCAGTTCTTCCCATTGAGAATTCTGTTGGCGGAAGCATCCACCGTAATTATGACTTGCTACTTCGCCATAGACTGCACATAGTTGGAGAGGTACAATTGCAAGTGAACCATTGTCTCTTGGGGTTGCCTGGTGTAAGAAAAGAGGAAGTAAAACGTGTTTTAAGCCATCCTCAGGTTGGTCTTtcacttattttctttttcaattcttttCTATTTGCATAAGCGGACAGCTGATGAATATATTGTCTGATCTGTCTAGTTCATATGGCATGAACGCTCATATCATTGTGTCCTCAAATTGCCTATTTGCAACAATGGGAATGTTCCCCAATTAGGTAATCTTAGATTCTTAATTGCTTTGGACCACAGCCAAAAAGGAAAATCGATATATGATAGCTAACAAGTTTTGAAATGCTCTTTCGTGGAGCTCCTCCATAATTGGCTTGTCTTTCATGTAACGTCTACTAGCAGCGTTTCCACAACCACCACACAGTACTAGCAGATTGTGATTACTTTCTTGCCACTGGAACTGGTAGCAAAATGGGTCATAGGTCTTGAGCTAGCACTTTTTAGATATCTTCTATTTGGTTTGACTGCAGAAAATTTGAGCAGTAGTGAATTAATTTTACACGTGGcatacatgcatgcatgtaCAATCTAATCTTTCAAATGAAAGACCTAGTTCTTCAAACTTTTTTTGTGGACATTTTCGCTTGCAGGCTCTTGCTCAATGTGAGATGACGCTAAGCAGTTTGGGTATCGTCAGAATCAATGCCGATGACACTGCTCTGGCTGCACAGGTTATCAATATATCTTCAGCATTGTTAACTGTGATAGACATTAAGGGTGTTTATATGCTGAGGGTTAGGAAATTTTGTACAGATGGTGGCCTCAACTGGCCTACGGAATACTGGTGCTGTTGCAAGTGCTCGAGCTGCAAAAATTTATGGGCTTGAAATTCTTGTAGAAAAAATTCAAGTAAGGCTATTCTTTTAGATTCCTTGTTCAGGTTTATTCTATAAGTTAAGCTGGCTTGTTTGAACATCAGTTGGGTATTGATATGGTAGTATGGTACACATCTGGATGGATTGAGAATTGACCTCTTCTCCTCTCTTAAGAAAGCAGATGGTGCAAATTCACTGTTGTCTCAGCTTGCTAGTTAGTTCAGTAGGGTGTTTGCAAGCTATTCTTTCCAAGCATTACAGAGTTCTACATGTCACATTTTcttgctttgagtatttgcaTTTCTTTTACAATATGATACTGCAAAGATGCATCACTCTCTCAGATGTTGGATGTTTTAACTTATTTTGCACCTCTTTTTATTTCGTGAAGACGATGGCTGCTGGGGATTACTAAACACACCGCTTGATTAATTTACTAATACTTTGCCTTGGCCAGGATGATGACGATAATATCACTCGCTTTTTGATACTTGCAAGAGAACCGATAATTCCAGGGACTGACCGGCCATATAAGGTGTAAACctttgctttgttttgttttattttattttatgtatctttgttttccTTTAATCTTCtgaatatttatttataaattttcttCATAGACGAGCGTTGTTTTCACTCTTGAAGAAGGTCCTGGTGTACTATTTAAAGCCTTAGCAGTATTTGCTCTTAGGGGCATTAACTTGACAAAGGTAACCTTAGGTaatcattttttgttttctttcatgcTCACCCACTGTGTTTAGCTTTTTGACAAATCTTCTCCTTTTGGAGCAATTTCAGATAGAGAGTCGCCCACAGAAGCAACGTCCACTAAGGGTTGTGGATGATTCAAATGAAGGGAGTGCCAAGTGAGTGGCACTAAGTATATAATATGAAAAGTTTTACATATCCGCACCAGTATATACAGAACAGACAGGTCATGATATGACTCTTAATATGGGTAAGGTCGCTACAAAAATGACATTCTACAGATTGATTGATCGATCTGTTTTGGCAGGTATTTCGACTACCTCTTTTACATTGACTTTGAAGCTTCTATGGCAGAGCCCCGTGCCCAATATGCTTTGGGACATCTGCAGGTCGGTCTCGTATCATTTAGATGCATGTTCTTTATTTTCTCACCTTTCAAAAACTTTTATTTTGTGCCGGAGGTTTTGCCACATGGTGACACACTTAAGCTTGAAATTACAATGTCTTCCTCTGAAACCTCTCCACCCCAGTATAAAGCATTGGTGATTTAAGGGTGAATTGCTTTCTTTTGCAGGAATTTGCAAGATTTCTTCGTGTCCTTGGTAGCTACCCAATGGACACGATTCCATAGAAGGCAGTCGTTTCTTGGGCTCAATTTCGTAATGGTTTTGGTTTCCAGACATGCAAACACAGTTCAACCTTCAATGTTGTATATATCTGGGCGCTGAAACTGCATACACAGATCAAGCTTCAAACGAGGAGACAATTCCTCTCAaagcttcatttttctttccttttcgaCTCTATATCATTCTTTGTTTCCTCCGAACGGGGGTTTTTACTGTTTCAGGACTGTCATGATATCTGGATACAACACCGGGAGGGTCCCTCCCGACTACCCAAATTACAATCTGTAAACAATACCTCAGGATTCATGGAAGACAGATTTGTGTGTTACGACTAAAGACAGTTTGTGATGCTTTCTGCTTTGTGTCTATCATCATTTCACTTGGTTCTTAGGTGTTCGCCCTGCAATCTCGTCCTCGGGATTATAGAGTAGAAAATCCGTTCAGAAAATatgaaactctgaagctctaTCAATTCGGTAAGACGAGAAATATCGTAATGATGGCGAGGTTGCAAATCCGTGACCAACTGAAAACAGTAATGAGTAGACTCAGCGAGAGACTGCTGAGAGAACTGTTGAGAAAGACGCTCCCACATTTCATGAGAAGTGGACTGCCCAACTATCAGAGAAATGATTGGTTCAGTGAGAGCAGCACAAAGCATGCTAGTAAGTGTCCGATCTGTCTGATGCCAGACCAGGTAAGTCGGTTAGGGGAGGAGATCACCACCGGAGGGACAACTTCAGAGGCATCAGATCAGCAGAACCAGCAAGGGCTGCCGCATGTAAGAATTCCTAGTGAAGGTCAAGTAACATTCATAATAAGTGATAAAATATCAGCGATCACAAAATTCGCGCGGGCGCAATTTCTAACCATGAGTCCAACAACAAAGTTAAACTATACAAACAGAGTAATAGCCGTGAAATCCCATTAAACATTACAACCAAAGCAACACAAGTGCCTATTACAAAAGACGAACAAGCATATCATACTAATACGGAAACTGGATCATCTTATTCATGGGAGATGGACTCTCTATCCACGTCTTTACTACTCTCACTTCATTGCAACTACTCTTGCTTACGGATGCAGTTCCTTCAAGAAATCTTCGTTGTCAACCAGGACCTGCAAGCGCAACGTCAAAAACCGAAGTAATGAGCTCAATGGCGAGTGCTGCAACGTGCAAACATTTTCACAAGTGGAAAAAGTTAAACCGGCGCTCGGGCCTTCAATCTTTCAACTATAGATTAGTTACATCGTACATGCCACTCCTTGTCCTTGTCCCCGATAAAATTAACTAAATTGAGATTATAACTATTGTCAACCACTGGGATGAAGCATATTAACacgttctattttttctttgcaCTTCAATGTTCCAGTATCATACAAAATGTAACAATAAAACAATGATGCATATGATAAAAGATCAAACACCTAAATAGAAAGTTGAGCGACAAGTAAACAAGTGAAAACTCAGggcctgtttggtatcctatttgaaattttttatcatttctcaaaacattttttaagaacatttcttgaaaacagTTTTCTtgaagactcaaaaacttgattggtttccaatttaaattttttaaatcttacgacttaaactataacaaagagatctaaaaagagggGGTCGCAAGAGATGTAGAAAGAGGAGAGatgaggaaagaaagtaagagatgatttaaggaaaaagaaagaagagagagaatcgGACGAGATAAAGAGGAAGATAAGTGAGAAAAAGAACCTAAAGAATGAAGAGAGCGAattggaggagagacgaaaaagataaataaaaaaaaaaagaggagagagaaagaagaaaagagagatagatttggagtgagaggggaggaggaagaaaaaaaaaagtgagtttaagtttaaaaactctaaaaactcactttttatgtttttggagaatagactatatttttaaGTTAGTCTTGAAtttagtttttgaaaatagtcctaccaatcaagtttttaaagcctaaaatttgaaaattgtttttgagtttaaaaaattGGATTCAAGTACACTACCAAACAAGCCCTCACTGTTTTCCAGCCATCGGGATCGAGAAAAGAGGTGATCTTGGTGTTGAGTCCAGGAAAGTAAATGACTCCTATACTAACAAGGAAATACAACcatataattatatttatatttaaattctTATTCGAACAGGACTCAAAGTCAACAAAGGCCTCAGAGGATCAAAGATTCCCTTGTTCCCTATTCCATGTAGCATTATACAAAAAATcaggtaataattcaatcaattgtttccCATCCGATTAgcagaaggaagaggaaagttaaccctaaccctaaccctaacaaaaaaaaaaccccaacctAGCACAATatagatacatatatatattaagcacGTACCACAAATTCACACTCTTGAGTGCTCTTTGAACAAATCAAATCGATAATATTCTTGCTGCAAAGCCATGTTTCCGGTCGGGCCGCTGCCAAAGAAGAAGATGTGTTTTAATAAGAAAAACACAGAGCCAAAAACGTTGTTGGACCTCCCTGTGGATATCCTCGTCGACATCCTTATGAGGCTGCAGCCGGCAATTGAATCACTCAGCCAGTTCCGGTGTGTTTCCAAGACCGCATTAAATTTCATTGATTCCCCGTTCTTTGCTCAACTGCATACTTCACGTTTGCTTAATTCTGCTGCCTCTGGTGCTGCCATTGTCCAAGTACCCCAACATATTCTTCTTGCTGAGTTTGAGACTCGTGACGTCGGCAAACGCCAAATTGGCTTGCACCCAATCAAATACACTACTGGCGCTGGTCACGACGACGCTAGTGCGATTGTATTTAAACACGCTCTTCCTGACTGGAAGATTATCTGCGGTGGCTGTCCGTACGATGTACATTTTGTTTTCTGCAACTTGATTGGCTTTAAAGCCAGAAAATTAATAAGTTCATGCTTCTTGTTTGATGCTCTTAGGGGTGAAGTTCTACAGCTCCCATTGATGTGGAGGAACCGCTCACCCTTCAACATGGGGTCCTACATTACGTTTACGTGGTACGGCATGGGATTTGACAATCTTTCTTGCACGTACAAGATTGTTTGTGTTTCCACATGGTGTATACGCGCGAATCTGGAGGCCCATGTTTATACGTTAGGTGCAAGTGCAACAACCTCATCATGGCGACAAATACACTCAGTTCGTCAAGTAATAAGAATGTATCTGCATATGGAGACATGCATTGGTTTATTGATCCAGATCAACCACAAAGAAGTTGTAGTTACGATGCTGATTCTTGTATTATTTCTTTCGACTTCAAGAAGGAGGAATTCGTTTGGACACCTGATCCAAATTTACCTGGCTTCGTTAATCATTTCTGTGCCATGCATTTGCTTAACTTGAGAGGATCTTTAGCCATTGTGGATTTTTCTGATCATGACCGTTATGGCGGTTATGGAGGGGAAAGGTACGTTGACATATGGGTGTTAAAAGATTAttcgaagaaaaagaaagagtggACGATGGATTACAAAATCAAGACCCCAATTATTGTGACAAGTTTGGAGTCGGCTATTGGTGAATGGGAGCATGGCATATTTTACACGTGCTTCCCCTTGCCTAATTGCTACTTTTTGGATCTAAGAAATAAATCCACGGAATGCATCCAATGGGAAGCATTATTCCGGAGCTTCtctagttacaattacaattactgGAGTGGGGAGAGGAAAACGAGGATGATCATGTACAGTTACACTAAAAGCCTGATTTCCTTAAGAAATTATGGCAATTtgcttgaaagaaaaaaagcgtGCAAGTGGGCAGTTTTTGAAGCAGCAAAAACAAGTGCAACCAGATTTTTTGAAGCAGCAAAAACAAGTCCGTGGGGAATTTTTGAAGCAGCAAAAACAAATGCTCGGGCATTTTCTGAAGCCACAAAAACAAGTATGTGGCACTTTGAAACTTTATGTTGAAACTTTATGGCGGAATGAttaccaacaaaagaaaattatgaaataaaAGGTCTTAATCGCAACTGTTCACTCTTTtattatgaaaattttgtttaatttgaaaGCTATTTGGTCATTCATATGTGTTGAACCATAAGTAAAAATGTGACTCTTGTATTCATGAAAATTTGAGATTATCTATTGGCGAATGAGGATAATACCTTAACATGCTTGCAGAAAACTTCTTTAGTCGTTGAGGCCCCCCGGATGGGGGGGCGGGCGCAGGGGAGGGGGAGCTTCCTTCACTTAGCAAGTGTTACGAGTTCTAGCTCCATGTTAATTGACAAGTCAGCTAACATGATGAACAATATATATAAAGCTTAAGACTAGTCACAATATAGCAGTCTAATTGAATCTTGTAATAAACTCAAAATAATTCAAGTTTATTATAGAGGAAACCAACAAACTTTTAAAATAGCCAGTCGTAGGGAGCTTGTTGCGAATACAATGAGGGCTGAAGGTATAGAAAGAGGGTTGAAAGTATGGAGCCTGATAAACGGACGTATGCTGTAACCGCCACACATAATAATATGACATTAGGAAAGTGGGTGCACGAACAAATTTTAACAACTGCAGTTGAATTGGACTCCCATGTTGAAACAGCATTGGGTCGTGTACTTAAAGTGCAGGAACATTGACATTGCATTTCATTGGAGGGAAATGCGCTTCCACTTGATTCAAGAGTCTTGCCAGAAGTTGAAGGTCTTCGACCTGTTAGAAAAGATGATCCGGCCTACATTTGGAATACAACATAATACACATCCTTTAACAAGAGggatcccctttttttttctttttcaaaaaatagggattaggtgtggggtctactccacatcgaacttcaacgatccgaactgtctattttgtaagtctcgattcatagatcatccttgcaaaaactcaattcaatctgaaactatttgcctatttaattattaagataaaatttcattgtttcttatataacaaagtattcataaatttctttgaaccaattggatgtcttaaacatttccgttttggctaatattttgcaaggatgatctatgaggtgcaacttgaaaaatagaaagtt
Encoded proteins:
- the LOC126586421 gene encoding arogenate dehydratase/prephenate dehydratase 1, chloroplastic isoform X1; the protein is MAAKAASIWVYAKTPYSHQGVSDLGTNRSGLALNSNSRKWECSCLAVASAHRAITPVEDEKPSLGGAAESSGAMERIEDNKTRGFHKDLNLLPKPLTANDLSSPSNGSQVRVAYQGLPGAYSEAAALKAYPKCETVPCDQFEAAFKAVELWLVDKAVLPIENSVGGSIHRNYDLLLRHRLHIVGEVQLQVNHCLLGLPGVRKEEVKRVLSHPQALAQCEMTLSSLGIVRINADDTALAAQMVASTGLRNTGAVASARAAKIYGLEILVEKIQDDDDNITRFLILAREPIIPGTDRPYKTSVVFTLEEGPGVLFKALAVFALRGINLTKIESRPQKQRPLRVVDDSNEGSAKYFDYLFYIDFEASMAEPRAQYALGHLQVLPHGDTLKLEITMSSSETSPPQYKALVI
- the LOC126586421 gene encoding arogenate dehydratase/prephenate dehydratase 1, chloroplastic isoform X2, with the protein product MAAKAASIWVYAKTPYSHQGVSDLGTNRSGLALNSNSRKWECSCLAVASAHRAITPVEDEKPSLGGAAESSGAMERIEDNKTRGFHKDLNLLPKPLTANDLSSPSNGSQVRVAYQGLPGAYSEAAALKAYPKCETVPCDQFEAAFKAVELWLVDKAVLPIENSVGGSIHRNYDLLLRHRLHIVGEVQLQVNHCLLGLPGVRKEEVKRVLSHPQALAQCEMTLSSLGIVRINADDTALAAQMVASTGLRNTGAVASARAAKIYGLEILVEKIQDDDDNITRFLILAREPIIPGTDRPYKTSVVFTLEEGPGVLFKALAVFALRGINLTKIESRPQKQRPLRVVDDSNEGSAKYFDYLFYIDFEASMAEPRAQYALGHLQEFARFLRVLGSYPMDTIP